The Myroides phaeus DNA segment TTATAAAAAGTAATCTAACTCTCCTTTTTAACCTTGTTTTACAACACGGCTTTTAAACTTAAATCCATATTATATACTGAATGCGTTAGAGCACCTGAAGAAACATAGTTTACTCCACATAAAGCATATTCTCTAACGGTAGTTTCATCTATATTACCTGAGGACTCCGTTTGACATTGGTTTCCGATTAATTGCACTGCTTCTCTTGTCATATCATAATCAAAATTATCCAACAAGATACGGTGTACATTGTCACAAGCTAAGATTTGTTTTACCTCATCAATACTTCTTGCTTCAACAATAATCTTAAGATCTTTATTATTGTCTTTTAAATATTGATTTGTCTTTTCAATTGCTTGTTTGATTCCACCTGCAAAGTCTATGTGATTATCTTTCAACATAATCATATCGTATAACGCAAAACGGTGGTTCTCTCCTCCTGCAATTTTTACAGCCCATTTTTCAATTGCTCTAATTCCGGGTGTTGTTTTACGAGTGTCCAATATCTTCGTTCCCGTTCCTTCAAGTAAGTCAACAAACACACGCGTTTTAGTTGCAATAGCACTCATACGTTGCATAGCATTTAAAACCAATCGCTCTGCTTTTAAGATAGATTGT contains these protein-coding regions:
- the nadC gene encoding carboxylating nicotinate-nucleotide diphosphorylase; this translates as MISVEQFKAELDIIIRNAIREDVGDGDHSSLACIPASATGKAKLLVKEDGIIAGVDFAKMVFNYVDPSLVVEECVKDGTSVKVGDIVLYVSGSSQSILKAERLVLNAMQRMSAIATKTRVFVDLLEGTGTKILDTRKTTPGIRAIEKWAVKIAGGENHRFALYDMIMLKDNHIDFAGGIKQAIEKTNQYLKDNNKDLKIIVEARSIDEVKQILACDNVHRILLDNFDYDMTREAVQLIGNQCQTESSGNIDETTVREYALCGVNYVSSGALTHSVYNMDLSLKAVL